A genomic segment from Corylus avellana chromosome ca5, CavTom2PMs-1.0 encodes:
- the LOC132182103 gene encoding putative glutamine amidotransferase GAT1_2.1: protein MLLDSFEPIHGVLLCDGEDIDPSLYEEESSALPPEELEEIRRLHSSDTAIDKEKDTIELRLAKLCQERNIPYLGICRGSQVLNVACGGTLFQDIEKEVSKNCPEGQRVKHIDYDNYDGHRLVVKVVENTPLNHWFKDSLEEGKMEISVNSYHHQGIKRLAQRFVPMAFAHDGLIEGFYDPDSYNPEEGKFIMGLQFHPERMRWSDSDQFDYPGCPSAYQEFVKAVIAYQKKVNITTSVPKHQKLDQEILEKKRKSIIRSFSIARNIYTTGREMAPWKESELEAGAEFLESNTAMSLQQENRLKQMGATVRNAGSYIERLKLNGEKEKLARSVMGKMSVEQLSDMMSFYHMMGQICSEVLERKLNGIVNDLAS, encoded by the exons ATGTTATTAGATAGCTTTGAGCCCATCCATGGCGTTCTTCTCTGTGATGGAGAGGACATTGATCCGTCTCTCTATGAGGAGGAATCCTCTGCTCTTCCCCCAGAAGAGCTGGAAGAAATCAGGAGGCTTCATTCCAGCGATACTGCTATTGATAAAGAAAAGGATACGATCGAGTTGAGGCTTGCAAAGCTTTGCCAAGAAAGGAACATCCCCTACTTGGGAATCTGCAGGGGTTCCCAGGTACTAAATGTTGCATGTGGGGGTACCCTTTTCCAAGACATAGAGAAAGAAGTATCAAAGAATTGCCCCGAAGGGCAGAGAGTGAAGCACATTGATTATGATAATTATGATGGGCATAGGCTTGTGGTTAAGGTGGTGGAGAACACCCCCTTGAACCATTGGTTCAAGGATTCTTTGGAGGAAGGGAAAATGGAGATTTCAGTTAATAGTTATCATCACCAAGGGATTAAGAGATTGGCCCAGCGCTTTGTACCAATGGCATTTGCGCATGATGGTCTAATTGAAGGGTTTTATGATCCGGATTCTTATAATCCTGAAGAGGGTAAATTTATTATGGGACTCCAGTTTCATCCTGAGAGAATGAGGTGGTCGGATTCTGACCAATTTGATTATCCAGGATGCCCATCTGCTTACCAG GAATTTGTGAAGGCGGTTATTGCTTACCAGAAAAAGGTTAACATCACAACATCAGTGCCAAAGCACCAAAAGCTCGATCAAGAAATAttggagaagaaaaggaaaagtatCATTCGTAGTTTCTCAATTGCAAGGAATATATACACAACTGGCCGTGAGATGGCTCCCTGGAAAGAATCTGAACTCGAAGCTGGAGCAGAATTTCTTGAG TCAAACACAGCAATGAGTTTGCAACAAGAGAATAGGTTGAAGCAGATGGGTGCAACAGTGAGGAATGCAGGCTCCTACATAGAGAGATTGAAGTTGAATGGGGAGAAAGAAAAGCTGGCAAGGAGTGTGATGGGGAAAATGTCGGTAGAACAGTTGTCTGATATGATGTCTTTCTACCACATGATGGGGCAGATATGTTCAGAAGTGTTGGAAAGAAAGCTAAATGGCATCGTCAATGACCTTGCTTCTTGA
- the LOC132182488 gene encoding LEAF RUST 10 DISEASE-RESISTANCE LOCUS RECEPTOR-LIKE PROTEIN KINASE-like 1.4 isoform X1, which translates to MHPNLFPTIALSMVITTLCLIHFPSSSYADDEQYLNCSQPFDCAGIEGLSYPFWGSNRPSYCGHPSFELNCSSNAPLIKITFMNYRVLQVNNVSQTLQVAREDYWNTLCPSTIVNTTIDSIVFGYASAVANLTLYYDCPTSPVTISMTDITQFDCSINGSDANNYYSNNTIANSIDSSFGSCAYNVKVPVLQSQPGSGNSSALKEAIDGGFILGWNAYNSLCDGCKATGGQCGYNTSTSEFACHCANGTFPSTCPLTATDSKGSNKAGLVIGVAVGTVGIAAVFLGCLVFAVRQRREKLANESQSKDLPTPPSSKAFPVSSTNFSRSTPPSYPSSKLDLERGSTYFGAHIFSYEELEEATNRFDPSRQLGDGGFGTVYYGELHDGRVVAVKRLYENNFKRVEQFMTEVEILTRLRHPNLVLLHGCTSKRSQELLLVYEYISNGTVSDHLNGNRSSSALMTWPVRLSIAIESAEALAYLHESDVIHRDVKTTNILLDDKFRVKVSDFGLSRLFPTDVTHVSTAPQGTPGYVDPEYYQCYQLTDKSDVYSFGVVLVELISSLPAVDTNRHRHDINLANMAINKIQNHALHELVDPSLGFEKDYDVRMMTTSVAELAFRCLQREREMRPSMDEVVEVLRGIKNEEIGVQKAEVVDISADDVGLLKNIPPPLSPDSSVKRASSSTTPNSF; encoded by the exons ATGCATCCCAATCTCTTCCCAACCATCGCTCTGTCGATGGTGATAACAACCTTGTGCTTGATCCACTTCCCATCATCTTCGTACGCAGATGATGAGCAATACCTAAACTGCAGCCAACCATTTGATTGTGCGGGCATTGAGGGCCTCAGTTATCCTTTCTGGGGATCAAATAGGCCAAGCTATTGTGGCCACCCCTcttttgagttaaactgtagcAGTAACGCTCCACTCATCAAAATCACCTTCATGAATTATCGAGTCCTTCAAGTCAATAACGTGTCGCAGACTCTCCAGGTTGCTAGAGAGGATTACTGGAACACCCTTTGTCCTTCTACAATTGTTAATACGACTATCGATTCCATCGTCTTTGGTTATGCTTCAGCTGTGGCGAACCTGACGCTCTACTATGATTGCCCTACTTCTCCTGTTACAATTTCGATGACCGATATTACTCAGTTTGATTGCTCCATAAACGGAAGCGATGCTAACAACTACTATTCTAACAATACCATTGCGAACTCGATTGATAGCTCATTTGGGTCATGCGCCTACAACGTTAAAGTTCCAGTTCTGCAATCGCAACCTGGGAGCGGCAATTCAAGTGCACTGAAAGAAGCTATCGATGGCGGCTTCATATTGGGCTGGAACGCATATAACAGTTTGTGTGATGGATGTAAAGCGACCGGTGGACAGTGTGGGTACAACACAAGCACGAGCGAATTCGCTTGCCATTGTGCAAATGGAACTTTCCCATCCACTTGTCCGTTAACAGCAACAG ACAGTAAAGGTTCTAATAAGGCAGGCCTTGTCATAG GCGTTGCCGTAGGAACGGTGGGCATTGCTGCCGTATTTCTAGGTTGTTTGGTCTTTGCCGTCAGACAGCGGAGGGAAAAACTTGCCAATGAATCTCAAAGCAAAGACCTGCCCACACCTCCTTCAAGCAAAGCCTTTCCAGTTTCTTCAACTAATTTCTCTCGAAGCACCCCCCCATCTTATCCCTCCTCGAAGTTGGATCTTGAAAGGGGAAGCACGTACTTCGGAGCTCATATCTTCAGCTATGAAGAACTGGAAGAAGCCACTAACCGTTTTGACCCTTCTAGACAACTTGGAGATGGAGGCTTTGGCACTGTTTACTATG GCGAGCTGCATGATGGGCGTGTAGTTGCAGTGAAGCGCCTATACGAAAACAATTTCAAACGCGTTGAGCAGTTCATGACTGAAGTCGAGATCCTAACTCGCTTACGGCACCCAAATCTTGTGCTGCTCCACGGCTGCACCTCAAAACGTAGCCAAGAACTTCTCCTTGTTTACGAATACATTTCTAATGGAACTGTCTCTGATCATCTCAACGGAAACCGGTCGAGTTCCGCTTTAATGACTTGGCCAGTTCGGTTGAGCATAGCCATAGAGTCAGCCGAGGCACTGGCCTACCTCCATGAATCGGATGTTATCCATCGCGATGTCAAAACCACCAATATTCTCCTGGATGATAAGTTCCGTGTGAAAGTGTCTGATTTTGGTTTGTCACGGTTGTTCCCAACGGATGTCACGCATGTGTCAACTGCTCCACAAGGAACACCTGGGTATGTTGATCCAGAGTATTACCAGTGCTACCAGCTCACTGACAAAAGCGacgtttatagctttggagtggTGTTGGTCGAGCTTATATCGTCGTTGCCGGCTGTGGACACCAATAGACACCGGCACGATATAAACCTGGCCAACATGGCAATCAACAAGATTCAGAATCACGCATTGCACGAGTTGGTCGATCCGTCTCTTGGGTTCGAAAAGGATTACGATGTAAGGATGATGACGACGTCAGTGGCAGAACTGGCTTTTCGGTGTTTGCAGCGGGAGAGGGAAATGAGGCCTAGCATGGATGAAGTGGTGGAAGTTTTGAGAGGAATCAAGAACGAAGAGATTGGAGTACAGAAAGCAGAAGTGGTGGATATTAGTGCAGATGATGTCGGGCTTTTGAAGAACATTCCTCCCCCGCTTTCACCAGATTCATCTGTGAAACGGGCTAGCAGCTCTACTACACCCAATTCCTTCTAG
- the LOC132182491 gene encoding LEAF RUST 10 DISEASE-RESISTANCE LOCUS RECEPTOR-LIKE PROTEIN KINASE-like 2.7 — translation MSPIAFPPAIFVSVLLFFSVAVTTTSLSSDDSSTLSFKCAQTLDCGPFKNLSYPFTDTTHPDNCGTPEFRLSCDDDSPNLTTASLSYRVLRLDQAARTMTLARSDLWNTTCPKQYTNSTLEPSGFTYATDNEDLTIFYGCSCSSSGLRQPAKPPNLFYCSFLGNAKRTDAYYLTGPVPTDPILRLIECNVGVSLKILKTAALELTTYRLTLEEVLMEGFKVNYSDVYGDTCARCLVFGAQCGLIRSRANPFAFVAIGRVRRQVFDLFFSTKIAVLFEDDGGELEMKF, via the coding sequence ATGTCCCCAATCGCCTTCCCTCCGGCGATCTTCGTCTCcgtcctcctcttcttctccgtcGCCGTCACAACGACGTCGTTATCTTCCGATGACTCCTCCACCCTCTCTTTCAAATGCGCCCAGACTCTCGACTGTGGCCCTTTCAAGAATCTCTCCTACCCATTCACCGACACGACCCACCCGGACAACTGCGGTACGCCTGAGTTCCGACTCTCCTGCGACGACGACTCGCCCAATTTGACCACCGCGTCGCTGAGTTACCGAGTCCTCCGGCTCGACCAGGCCGCCAGAACCATGACCCTCGCCCGCTCCGACCTCTGGAACACCACGTGCCCAAAGCAATACACCAATTCCACTCTGGAGCCCTCTGGGTTCACGTACGCTACTGACAATGAGGACCTCACCATCTTCTACGGTTGCTCTTGCTCCTCTAGTGGTCTCCGTCAGCCCGCGAAGCCTCCTAATCTGTTTTATTGTAGCTTCCTTGGAAATGCGAAGCGGACCGACGCTTATTACCTGACCGGTCCGGTTCCTACCGATCCGATTCTGAGACTTATTGAATGCAACGTCGGTGTCAGCCTGAAAATCCTCAAAACGGCGGCGTTGGAGCTCACAACTTATCGGTTAACGCTTGAGGAGGTTTTGATGGAGGGTTTCAAGGTGAATTATAGCGATGTGTACGGTGATACGTGTGCCAGGTGTCTGGTTTTTGGTGCGCAATGTGGGTTGATTCGAAGTCGGGCAAACCCATTTGCCTTTGTGGCAATCGGACGTGTTCGGCGCCAGGTATTCGACCTTTTTTTCTCGACAAAAATTGCGGTTTTGTTTGAGGATGATGGTGGAGAACTGGAAATGAAATTCTGA